The nucleotide sequence TCCACTGACAGACAGGCAAAAGGATTGCGCTCTCCTTAAATGGGGGTACCGCCTTTCGGACACGGATATCGCCCAGCGTCTCGGGATTTCCAGGGCCACGGTTCAGGAGCATTTGGAAGCGGCGAGGAAAAAGATAGGCTACACCCAACAGAATGCCAAGCGCGGCAGGGGCATCAAATCCACGACTCGCGATTGAGGGTCCCAGTACCCTGCACTACCCTGCACCGTAAAAACCCTGCACTGATTTTCTTTAATTTTTTACTCCTGCGAATTCAATGACATAGAGCGCCCCAATACCCTGCACACCCTGCGCGCAGGGACTCTTGTCGAGGAATCTGTGAAACCGAATGAGCAGAACCGAACCACAGAAAGGCGACAAGAAATGACAAGAATCCTGAGAGAACGAGAAGTGAAACACATGACCGGATTATCCAGAGTCACGCGGTGGCGGCTCGAGAGGAGAGGGGAGTTTCCAAAGAAGGTGAAACTGACGGAGCGCTGCGTAGGCTGGCCGGAGGCAGAAATCATAGAGTGGCTGAAGGCAAGGGCGGAGGAGAGATAATGATCGAGAGCCAGCCTCTCCCATCTTGGGAAACAATCTTTCAGCAAGTAGGCGAACGGGCGCCACGTCGGCGCCGCGCACGGTGTCCGATCCACGGCGGCGACAGTCCCACATCGATGTCACTGAACGAGGAAAAGGGTGTCTATTTCTGCCATGTCTGCCATGCCTCGGGAGACAAGGTGGACTTCGTGCGCCAAGTCCAGGGCACCGATTTCAAAGGAGCTCTTGCCTTCCTGGGGATCACAGGCCCATGCAAACCTCCGCGGCCGGATCCGAAAATCGTCAGGCGGCGCGAGGCACTCGAAAGCGTGCGCGAGTGGTGCAGGCAAACCGGTCGGCGCCTGCGAGATCAATATCTTATGAGACAGCGAATCGCACGCTACGCCGGAGAGAAACTGGCCGTGGATCCAGAAAACGCTCTCGGCTGGAAACTGCTCCGGATCACAAGCGACGGTGAGACGAAGATTGAGTACCTTCTCGATGAGATCGACCTCTGCCGCACTGACGCGGAACGGCTTCGGGCATGGAGGCTCTACCACAATGATTTCTGAACCGGCACTGACTGCAAACGAAATCGAGGCGCTGCAAGCTGGACTTGGACCGGAGCCGGATGAGCGCCCTGCGTCCGGAAAATACACGGCAGCGATCTCGGGTGGATTCCGCGTAAAAGACTCGGGCGTCTGGCTGGTCACCGATGAGGATGACAAACCGGATATTTGGGTTTGCGGCCGGCTCGAAGTCATAGGGCTTACCCGGGACCGCCGCAACGAATCCTGGGGACGGCTGCTTCAATGGCGCGATGCGGATGACCACCTGCATTCATGGGCCATGCCGGCGACTGCGCTGGCCGGCGATGGTGGCGAGTTGAGAGCCAGGCTGCTCGACGGCGGGCTGTCGCTGGCGCCGGGACGCAAAGCACGGGAAGCGCTGGTCCGCTACCTCTCCGAATCCCGCCCAACCGTGCGCACGCGGTGCACGACCCAGGTGGGTTGGCACAGCGGGTCCTTTGTTTTGCCGGACATGACCATTGGCCTGGACCAGGAAGAGGTCATCTACCAGAACGAGAGCGATTCTCTACTGCGGCAATCGGGGACATTGGACGACTGGAAAGAAGCCGTCGGGAAATACTGTGTTGGGAATTCGCGATTGATATTTTC is from Terriglobia bacterium and encodes:
- a CDS encoding AlpA family phage regulatory protein is translated as MTRILREREVKHMTGLSRVTRWRLERRGEFPKKVKLTERCVGWPEAEIIEWLKARAEER